Proteins found in one Solitalea lacus genomic segment:
- the istB gene encoding IS21-like element helper ATPase IstB codes for MNTIETIKKQCQLLRLGAVTPGVEQLADRAAVEGISYLEFARKLLELELDNRKLRDMERREKAAKLPSRHQLELYDSTSAESLPKVRLEQLKELSWLDQNYNIILMGPSGTGKTFLSAGLCHHALKNGYRAYFRTMEQLMTMLRNKDISTLAKAEYRRLSKAQLIVIDDIMIISETKVEANAFFHFINALHEKTSFVITTNKSPKQWVEVLGDEVITTALLDRLLYRCEIIQLGGQSYRMQNRKSIFETSE; via the coding sequence ATGAATACGATAGAAACCATTAAAAAACAATGTCAGTTACTGCGCCTGGGCGCAGTAACTCCGGGCGTAGAACAGCTGGCAGACCGTGCCGCTGTCGAGGGAATCAGCTACCTGGAATTTGCCAGGAAGCTGCTTGAGTTGGAACTAGATAACAGAAAGCTGCGCGATATGGAACGAAGGGAAAAAGCAGCGAAATTGCCTTCCCGCCATCAACTCGAACTTTATGACAGTACGTCAGCTGAAAGCTTACCTAAAGTGCGCCTGGAGCAGCTCAAAGAACTGAGCTGGCTGGATCAAAACTATAACATCATCCTAATGGGGCCAAGTGGAACCGGGAAAACTTTTCTCTCGGCCGGATTATGTCATCATGCCCTTAAAAATGGGTACCGGGCTTATTTCAGAACGATGGAACAGCTCATGACCATGTTAAGGAATAAAGACATCTCCACCCTGGCTAAAGCAGAGTACAGGCGGTTATCAAAAGCGCAGCTCATTGTGATTGATGACATCATGATCATTTCCGAAACCAAAGTCGAAGCGAACGCTTTCTTCCACTTCATAAATGCTCTGCATGAAAAGACATCTTTTGTGATTACCACCAATAAATCGCCTAAACAATGGGTGGAAGTATTGGGTGATGAAGTGATCACTACAGCACTCTTGGACCGCTTACTTTACCGTTGTGAGATCATCCAGCTCGGAGGCCAGAGCTACCGCATGCAGAACAGAAAATCAATCTTTGAAACTTCAGAATAG
- a CDS encoding outer membrane beta-barrel protein — MKIIRQFLLSLFLIIICSTTLKAQQFGVRGGLNFSKVTGGDLPNKDNNNGWYIGATYEIPFIIKDLLYLVPELQYSQQGFGDVTLDYINVPILAKIYIVKIISLELGPQFGFNIGDSGPDLGYNYSSFDPALAVGLGINLPFRLSITGRYIGSFSEVVEGSDSKNMVFQAGLAFRFK, encoded by the coding sequence ATGAAAATAATTCGACAATTTTTGCTCAGCTTATTCCTTATAATAATCTGCAGCACAACCCTTAAGGCACAACAATTTGGAGTTAGAGGAGGATTGAATTTCTCTAAGGTCACTGGTGGAGACTTGCCTAATAAAGACAATAATAATGGATGGTACATTGGTGCTACTTATGAAATACCATTCATAATAAAAGACCTACTTTATTTGGTGCCGGAATTGCAGTATTCACAACAGGGTTTTGGAGATGTTACTCTTGATTATATAAATGTTCCAATACTAGCAAAAATATATATCGTTAAAATAATAAGCCTGGAATTAGGTCCGCAATTTGGTTTCAATATAGGTGACAGCGGTCCGGATTTAGGTTATAATTACAGCAGTTTCGATCCGGCTTTGGCAGTCGGATTGGGTATCAATTTACCTTTTAGACTTTCCATTACCGGACGCTATATAGGCAGCTTTAGCGAAGTTGTTGAAGGTTCCGATTCTAAAAACATGGTATTTCAGGCTGGTTTAGCTTTTAGATTTAAGTAA